A portion of the Carya illinoinensis cultivar Pawnee chromosome 11, C.illinoinensisPawnee_v1, whole genome shotgun sequence genome contains these proteins:
- the LOC122281273 gene encoding glycerophosphodiester phosphodiesterase GDPDL3-like isoform X1 — MHNSLGLTFFLLLLLLHSLVVTLVSAQGSNKTTLWPTLSGNPPLVIARGGFSGLFPDSSSIAYALALQVSVPDVLLWCDVKLTKDGAGICVPDIRLENATNIAEVHRNKNKVYLFNGVPTRGWFSVDFTLNELANVYLTQGVYSRTNKFDGNSLQILTVQDLAKTTKPQPGIWLNIQYDAFFKQHNLSMRSFVLSVSRSVVVGYISSPEVGFLRSITTRLNPRTTKLIFRFLGQYKLEPSTNQTYGSLLKNLTFIKTFASGILVPKAYIWPVDASLYLQPHTSVVADAHKAGLEVFASDFANDVPFSFNYSYDPVSESLSFIDNGDFSVDGMLTDFPITPSQARDCFAHLGKNASAQAKPLVISKCGASGDYPGCTDLAFMQAIADGVDVLDCPVQLSKDGTPFCLSSINLIDSTLVAQSSFMTLSTSIPKIKTGSGIFTFSLTWSQIQTLTPAIANPYNNYRLFRNPKFRKAGKFLKLSEFLAMSKNASSLTGVLISIEHAAYLAEEQRLSVTDAVIDALSKAGYDNQTSLKVMIQSSDSSVLMKIKDQKNYERVYRVDKNIRNALNSTVKNIKTFADSVVVSKMSVFPERQAFLTDATDTVSKLQSFKLPVYVETFSNEFVSQAWDFFSDANMEINSFVMGANVDGVITDFPKTAARYKRNRCLGLGNGTPSYMTSVQPRQLMQIISQAYMPTAEAPYPVLTIADVAEPPLPSVSARATTSRPVGGSSSTSVSARATTSRPVGGSSSIVKSSKWDDLMSWINKLL; from the exons ATGCACAATTCACTTGGTCTTAcgttctttcttcttcttcttctgcttcaCTCGTTGGTAGTGACTCTGGTCTCTGCTCAGGGATCTAACAAGACCACTCTCTGGCCTACACTTAGCG GTAATCCGCCTTTGGTCATTGCACGCGGTGGGTTTTCAGGGCTATTTCCTGATTCTAGTTCAATTGCCTACGCTCTGGCACTTCAAGTTAGTGTACCCGATGTGCTCTTATGGTGTGATGTGAAATTGACAAAGGATGGAGCCGGGATTTGTGTGCCGGATATCAGGCTGGAAAATGCCACGAACATTGCGGAAGTTCACAGAAACAAGAATAAGGTTTACCTTTTCAATGGAGTTCCAACCCGAGGATGGTTTTCTGTGGATTTCACCCTCAATGAGCTAGCAAATGTTTACC TAACACAAGGAGTCTATTCTCGAACTAATAAGTTTGATGGAAATAGCTTACAAATTCTCACCGTTCAAGATTTggctaaaacaacaaaaccacaaCCAGGCATATGGTTGAACATTCAG TATGATGCATTCTTCAAGCAACACAATTTGAGCATGCGAAGCTTTGTTCTTTCTGTGTCAAGAAGTGTGGTAGTAGGCTATATTTCATCACCAGAGGTGGGTTTCCTAAGAAGTATTACAACACGATTAAATCCAAGAACGACAAAACTGATCTTCAGGTTTCTAGGACAATATAAGCTTGAGCCTTCAACTAACCAGACGTATGGTTCTCTGTTAAAGAATCTTACGTTTATCAAGACATTTGCCTCTGGAATTCTAGTTCCCAAGGCTTACATATGGCCTGTAGATGCCAGTCTTTATTTACAACCTCATACTTCTGTTGTGGCGGATGCTCATAAGGCAGGGCTAGAAGTTTTTGCATCAGATTTTGCAAATGATGTTCCTTTTAGCTTCAATTACAGTTATGACCCAGTATCTGAGTCGTTGTCTTTCATTGACAATGGTGACTTCTCTGTTGACGGCATGCTGACGGACTTCCCAATTACTCCATCGCAAGCTAGAG ATTGCTTTGCTCATCTAGGCAAAAATGCTTCAGCGCAAG CAAAGCCTTTGGTTATCTCTAAATGTGGAGCAAGTGGAGATTACCCTGGCTGTACAGACTTGGCATTTATGCAAGCTATTGCAGATGGGGTAGATGTACTTGACTGCCCTGTTCAATTGTCGAAGGATGGGACACCATTTTGCTTAAGCTCAATAAATCTGATTGATAGTACACTAGTTGCTCAATCAAGTTTCATGACCCTTTCAACAAGTATCCCAAAGATAAAGACTGGCAGTGGAATATTTACCTTCAGCCTGACATGGAGTCAGATTCAAACCTTAACGC CGGCAATAGCAAACCCTTACAACAATTATAGATTGTTCCGGAATCCGAAGTTCAGAAAGGCTGGAAAGTTTCTTAAATTGTCTGAATTTTTGGCCATGTCAAAGAATGCAAGCTCTCTGACTGGTGTCTTGATCAGCATAGAA CATGCGGCCTACCTTGCAGAGGAGCAAAGATTGAGTGTAACTGATGCAGTCATCGATGCCTTGAGCAAAGCTGGTTATGATAACCAGACATCCTTGAAAGTTATGATTCAGTCCAGTGATAGCTCAGTTCTAATGAAAATCAAGGaccaaaaaaattatgagagGGTGTACAGGGTTGACAAGAATATTcgtaatgccctcaactcaaccGTTAAGAACATAAAGACGTTTGCTGATTCTGTGGTTGTCAGCAAGATGTCTGTCTTTCCTGAAAGACAGGCATTCCTCACTGATGCTACTGATACTGTGTCAAAGCTACAATCATTTAAGCTCCCGGTGTATGTAGAAACCTTCAGCAATGAGTTTGTGTCTCAAGCAtgggacttcttctcagatgcAAACATGGAGATCAACTCATTTGTCATGGGGGCAAACGTTGATGGTGTGATCACTGACTTCCCTAAGACAGCTGCCAGATACAAAA GAAATCGCTGCTTAGGTTTGGGCAATGGAACACCTTCTTACATGACCTCTGTTCAGCCTCGCCAACTCATGCAAATCATTAGTCAAGCCTATATGCCAACAGCTGAGGCTCCATATCCTGTCCTGACAATTGCTGACGTGGCAGAGCCACCTTTACCCTCTGTTTCAGCAAGAGCCACAACTTCCAGGCCAGTTGGTGGATCTAGTAGCACCTCTGTTTCAGCAAGAGCCACAACTTCCAGGCCAGTTGGTGGATCTAGTAGCATTGTCAAGTCAAGTAAATGGGATGATTTGATGAGCTGGATAAATAAATTACTGTAA
- the LOC122281273 gene encoding glycerophosphodiester phosphodiesterase GDPDL3-like isoform X2, with protein sequence MHNSLGLTFFLLLLLLHSLVVTLVSAQGSNKTTLWPTLSGNPPLVIARGGFSGLFPDSSSIAYALALQVSVPDVLLWCDVKLTKDGAGICVPDIRLENATNIAEVHRNKNKVYLFNGVPTRGWFSVDFTLNELANVYLTQGVYSRTNKFDGNSLQILTVQDLAKTTKPQPGIWLNIQYDAFFKQHNLSMRSFVLSVSRSVVVGYISSPEVGFLRSITTRLNPRTTKLIFRFLGQYKLEPSTNQTYGSLLKNLTFIKTFASGILVPKAYIWPVDASLYLQPHTSVVADAHKAGLEVFASDFANDVPFSFNYSYDPVSESLSFIDNGDFSVDGMLTDFPITPSQARDCFAHLGKNASAQAKPLVISKCGASGDYPGCTDLAFMQAIADGVDVLDCPVQLSKDGTPFCLSSINLIDSTLVAQSSFMTLSTSIPKIKTGSGIFTFSLTWSQIQTLTPAIANPYNNYRLFRNPKFRKAGKFLKLSEFLAMSKNASSLTGVLISIEHAAYLAEEQRLSVTDAVIDALSKAGYDNQTSLKVMIQSSDSSVLMKIKDQKNYERVYRVDKNIRNALNSTVKNIKTFADSVVVSKMSVFPERQAFLTDATDTVSKLQSFKLPVYVETFSNEFVSQAWDFFSDANMEINSFVMGANVDGVITDFPKTAARYKRNRCLGLGNGTPSYMTSVQPRQLMQIISQAYMPTAEAPYPVLTIADVAEPPLPSVSARATTSRPVGGSSSIVKSSKWDDLMSWINKLL encoded by the exons ATGCACAATTCACTTGGTCTTAcgttctttcttcttcttcttctgcttcaCTCGTTGGTAGTGACTCTGGTCTCTGCTCAGGGATCTAACAAGACCACTCTCTGGCCTACACTTAGCG GTAATCCGCCTTTGGTCATTGCACGCGGTGGGTTTTCAGGGCTATTTCCTGATTCTAGTTCAATTGCCTACGCTCTGGCACTTCAAGTTAGTGTACCCGATGTGCTCTTATGGTGTGATGTGAAATTGACAAAGGATGGAGCCGGGATTTGTGTGCCGGATATCAGGCTGGAAAATGCCACGAACATTGCGGAAGTTCACAGAAACAAGAATAAGGTTTACCTTTTCAATGGAGTTCCAACCCGAGGATGGTTTTCTGTGGATTTCACCCTCAATGAGCTAGCAAATGTTTACC TAACACAAGGAGTCTATTCTCGAACTAATAAGTTTGATGGAAATAGCTTACAAATTCTCACCGTTCAAGATTTggctaaaacaacaaaaccacaaCCAGGCATATGGTTGAACATTCAG TATGATGCATTCTTCAAGCAACACAATTTGAGCATGCGAAGCTTTGTTCTTTCTGTGTCAAGAAGTGTGGTAGTAGGCTATATTTCATCACCAGAGGTGGGTTTCCTAAGAAGTATTACAACACGATTAAATCCAAGAACGACAAAACTGATCTTCAGGTTTCTAGGACAATATAAGCTTGAGCCTTCAACTAACCAGACGTATGGTTCTCTGTTAAAGAATCTTACGTTTATCAAGACATTTGCCTCTGGAATTCTAGTTCCCAAGGCTTACATATGGCCTGTAGATGCCAGTCTTTATTTACAACCTCATACTTCTGTTGTGGCGGATGCTCATAAGGCAGGGCTAGAAGTTTTTGCATCAGATTTTGCAAATGATGTTCCTTTTAGCTTCAATTACAGTTATGACCCAGTATCTGAGTCGTTGTCTTTCATTGACAATGGTGACTTCTCTGTTGACGGCATGCTGACGGACTTCCCAATTACTCCATCGCAAGCTAGAG ATTGCTTTGCTCATCTAGGCAAAAATGCTTCAGCGCAAG CAAAGCCTTTGGTTATCTCTAAATGTGGAGCAAGTGGAGATTACCCTGGCTGTACAGACTTGGCATTTATGCAAGCTATTGCAGATGGGGTAGATGTACTTGACTGCCCTGTTCAATTGTCGAAGGATGGGACACCATTTTGCTTAAGCTCAATAAATCTGATTGATAGTACACTAGTTGCTCAATCAAGTTTCATGACCCTTTCAACAAGTATCCCAAAGATAAAGACTGGCAGTGGAATATTTACCTTCAGCCTGACATGGAGTCAGATTCAAACCTTAACGC CGGCAATAGCAAACCCTTACAACAATTATAGATTGTTCCGGAATCCGAAGTTCAGAAAGGCTGGAAAGTTTCTTAAATTGTCTGAATTTTTGGCCATGTCAAAGAATGCAAGCTCTCTGACTGGTGTCTTGATCAGCATAGAA CATGCGGCCTACCTTGCAGAGGAGCAAAGATTGAGTGTAACTGATGCAGTCATCGATGCCTTGAGCAAAGCTGGTTATGATAACCAGACATCCTTGAAAGTTATGATTCAGTCCAGTGATAGCTCAGTTCTAATGAAAATCAAGGaccaaaaaaattatgagagGGTGTACAGGGTTGACAAGAATATTcgtaatgccctcaactcaaccGTTAAGAACATAAAGACGTTTGCTGATTCTGTGGTTGTCAGCAAGATGTCTGTCTTTCCTGAAAGACAGGCATTCCTCACTGATGCTACTGATACTGTGTCAAAGCTACAATCATTTAAGCTCCCGGTGTATGTAGAAACCTTCAGCAATGAGTTTGTGTCTCAAGCAtgggacttcttctcagatgcAAACATGGAGATCAACTCATTTGTCATGGGGGCAAACGTTGATGGTGTGATCACTGACTTCCCTAAGACAGCTGCCAGATACAAAA GAAATCGCTGCTTAGGTTTGGGCAATGGAACACCTTCTTACATGACCTCTGTTCAGCCTCGCCAACTCATGCAAATCATTAGTCAAGCCTATATGCCAACAGCTGAGGCTCCATATCCTGTCCTGACAATTGCTGACGTGGCAGAGCCACCTTTACCCTCTGTTTCAGCAAGAGCCACAACTTCCAG GCCAGTTGGTGGATCTAGTAGCATTGTCAAGTCAAGTAAATGGGATGATTTGATGAGCTGGATAAATAAATTACTGTAA
- the LOC122281278 gene encoding uncharacterized protein LOC122281278, with protein MIGCDNLSSNLSTNLLQYPSTQSAAPRLFCLPGSEVPNWFGHQRIGSSISFRVPSLSEGEIRMLLFCTVCTFQNILDLAQLDVIIQNKTRGYRHVLVPIRFDASFNISQNLFLFQSHVIRNKLKTVDFPEKEMEMVSGEEIEVSFNNSSSANFEVSKCGVHLLLEKPNVMDNKGSMVQYLKCDNAKDDEMSAAADDNEISFPSEVVD; from the exons ATGATTGGGTGCGACAATCTATCATCCAATCTTAGTACAAATCTTCtccag TATCCGTCAACCCAGAGTGCTGCGCCAAGACTATTTTGCCTCCCTGGCAGCGAGGTTCCAAATTGGTTTGGCCATCAAAGAATTGGATCTTCCATTTCCTTTCGTGTACCTTCTCTTTCAGAAGGTGAGATTCGCATGCTACTTTTTTGCACTGTTTGTACATTTCAGAACATATTGGACTTGGCACAGCTGGATGTGATAATCCAGAATAAAACCAGAGGGTACCGGCACGTTCTTGTGCCAATAAGGTTTGACGCTAGTTTCAACAtttcacaaaatttattcttattCCAATCGCATGTTATAAGAAATAAGTTGAAGACTGTAGATTTTccagaaaaagaaatggaaatggTTAGTGGAGAGGAAATCGAGGTGTCTTTCAATAATTCGAGCTCGGCCAACTTTGAGGTGAGCAAGTGTGGTGTTCATCTTCTACTGGAGAAGCCAAATGTAATGGATAACAAAGGAAGTATGGTCCAATATCTCAAATGTGATAATGCTAAAGATGATGAAATGTCTGCTGCAGCCGATGATAATGAGATCTCTTTCCCATCTGAAGTTGTGGACTAA
- the LOC122281267 gene encoding disease resistance protein RPV1-like isoform X1 — protein sequence MDQHEDNGRTTAARRGSLERKVKPEFEDRKAAKVLALEPRVHRSRTNRHSVVELPREVHSSPAITSTSFSMASHQTLPSPCPSVCNYEVFLSFRGEDTRKNFTDHLYSALRRVGIHTFRDEGELRRGENISTELQNAIHGSKISIVVLSKGYADSKWCLNELVEIMYCAKIRGQTLLPVFYHVDPSDIRKQTGTFADAFARHEELFHNDMERVKGWREALREASSRSGWDIKEVANGYESRLIDQIVKEVSSKLKPAEYLDVAIHPVGVNSRVEEMKTLLDLEKSDVRIVGIYGMGGIGKTTIAKAVYNQIRYTFEGSSCLFNIKEKSEQFNGLVHLQKLLLFDILKMKKFKIGSVDRGIRLIQERIQGKRVLVVLDDVDDLKQIYALVGQCRSWLGQGSRVIITTRNEHLLTQAQVNKKYEVRKMDEFESLQLFSWHAFGTAHPIEDYLDLSVSAMNYAGGLPLALEVLGCFLCRRSVIEWESELRILQKMPHSKIQKILKRSFDSLDDIRKIIFLDIACFFVGVGEEYVITILDGCGFPSISGINILVQRALLRIDNQKLVMHDLIRDMGREIVREESKQYPGKRSRLWFHNDVLSVLHKHTGSEAVQGLKLHGLEHLKTEAFANMQNLRLLQIDGVHLTGSYKYLSKELIWLCWQFCPLEFLPQNFHPENLVVLDMRYNNLKQIWKENRRFNNLKFLNLSYSRTLIKSPDFLQVPHLEILLLEDCRNLVELHESIKHLKGLVQLSLRDCKKVRNLPESISNLRSLEILNLSGCLELDKLPEKLGNLATLKKLLADRTAIKQLPSSFNLLRKLKAISLFGHEGTSLQSWLSCFSPWISSPKCLNPMNLVRASVVGFCSLGKLVLNNCNLPEAENAIDLGGLSSLQELDLSKNEFCRLPQGIGRLSKLGMLRLEDCASLHSISEFPANLRILFANGCSSMERLSFSPSSQLFGLSLNGSSFL from the exons ATGGATCAGCACGAAGACAATGGCCGAACCACCGCTGCGAGGAGAGGCAGCTTGGAGCGAAAGGTGAAGCCTGAATTCGAAGACCGGAAGGCGGCCAAGGTTCTCGCTCTCGAACCCCGCGTGCATCGCTCTCGAACCAATCGTCATTCCGTTGTGGAACTACCCAGAGAAG TCCACTCAAGTCCAGCCATAACAAGCACGTCCTTTTCCATGGCTTCTCATCAAACTCTTCCTTCACCCTGCCCCAGTGTTTGCAATTATGAAGTCTTTCTAAGTTTTAGAGGTGAAGACACTCGCAAGAATTTCACTGATCACTTGTACTCTGCCTTAAGGCGAGTTGGAATACATACATTTCGAGATGAAGGAGAGCTCCGGAGGGGGGAGAACATCTCTACCGAACTGCAGAACGCGATTCATGGATCAAAAATTTCCATTGTGGTTTTGTCAAAAGGCTATGCTGATTCTAAGTGGTGCCTTAATGAGCTTGTTGAGATTATGTACTGTGCAAAAATCAGAGGCCAAACTCTTCTTCCCGTATTTTATCATGTGGACCCCTCTGATATCCGAAAACAAACTGGAACTTTTGCAGATGCGTTTGCTAGGCATGAAGAGCTATTTCATAATGATATGGAACGAGTGAAGGGGTGGAGAGAAGCACTTAGAGAAGCTTCTTCTCGTTCCGGCTGGGATATTAAGGAAGTGGCAAATGG GTATGAATCAAGACTCATAGACCAAATTGTGAAAGAAGTTTCAAGTAAATTGAAGCCAGCTGAGTATTTGGATGTTGCCATTCATCCAGTAGGAGTCAATTCACGTGTTGAAGAGATGAAAACTTTATTAGATCTCGAAAAAAGTGACGTTCGCATTGTGGGCATCTATGGAATGGGAGGGATCGGTAAAACCACGATAGCAAAAGCTGTCTATAACCAAATACGTTATACATTTGAAGGAAGCAGTTGTCTTTTCAATATCAAAGAAAAGTCTGAACAATTCAATGGCTTAGTTCATTTGCAAAAACTTCTTCTTTTTGATATCttgaaaatgaagaaatttaAGATTGGCAGTGTTGATAGAGGGATAAGATTGATTCAAGAAAGAATTCAAGgaaaaagagttctagttgttCTTGATGACGTGGATGACTTGAAACAAATATATGCCTTAGTTGGACAATGCAGATCATGGCTTGGTCAAGGAAGTAGAGTCATTATAACAACTAGAAATGAACATTTGCTGACACAAGCACAAGTGAATAAAAAGTATGAGGTTAGAAAAATGGATGAGTTCGAATCTCTTCAACTTTTCAGCTGGCATGCCTTTGGAACGGCCCATCCAATAGAAGATTACCTGGACCTTTCGGTTAGTGCCATGAATTATGCTGGAGGACTTCCATTAGCTCTTGAAGTTCTAGGTTGTTTTTTGTGTAGAAGAAGTGTCATTGAATGGGAAAGTGAATTAAGAATATTACAGAAAATGCCTCACAGCAAGattcaaaaaatacttaaaagaagcTTCGATTCCCTAGATGATATTAGAAAGATCATATTCCTtgatattgcatgtttctttgtcGGTGTAGGGGAAGAATATGTCATTACAATACTTGATGGTTGTGGCTTCCCATCCATAAGCGGGATTAACATTCTTGTTCAAAGGGCCCTCCTGAGAATTGACAATCAAAAATTGGTGATGCATGATTTGATTCGAGATATGGGAAGAGAAATTGTTCGTGAAGAATCGAAGCAATATCCAGGAAAGCGTAGTAGATTGTGGTTTCACAATGATGTTTTGAGTGTATTGCACAAACATACG GGATCGGAAGCAGTGCAGGGTCTCAAGCTGCATGGACTAGAACATCTGAAAACGGAAGCATTTGCAAATATGCAGAATTTGAGACTGCTACAAATCGATGGTGTACATCTCACAGGAAGCTACAAATATCTTTCCAAAGAGCTAATATGGCTTTGTTGGCAATTCTGCCCTCTGGAATTTCtacctcaaaattttcatccagAGAACCTTGTTGTTCTTGACATGCGGTACAACAATCTCAAACAAATCTGGAAAGAGAACAGG AGATTcaacaatttaaaatttcttaatcTCAGCTATTCCAGAACTCTCATAAAATCGCCAGATTTTTTACAAGTCCCACATCTGGAGATACTATTACTTGAAGATTGCAGAAACTTGGTTGAACTACATGAGTCTATTAAACATCTGAAAGGGCTGGTCCAACTGAGTTTAAGAGACTGCAAGAAAGTTAGAAATCTTCCAGAAAGCATTTCTAACTTAAGATCTCTTGAAATTCTTAACTTGTCTGGCTGCTTAGAACTTGACAAGTTGCCAGAGAAATTGGGGAATTTGGCGACTTTAAAAAAGTTGCTTGCAGACAGAACTGCTATCAAGCAATTACCATCCTCCTTTAATCTTTTGAGGAAGCTCAAAGCCATATCATTATTTGGACATGAAGGAACTTCTTTACAATCTTGGTTGTCATGCTTCTCACCGTGGATTTCATCACCAAAATGCTTGAATCCCATGAATTTGGTACGAGCTTCAGTTGTTGGATTTTGTTCTTTGGGAAAACTAGTCCTCAATAACTGCAACTTGCCTGAAGCTGAGAATGCCATTGATCTCGGAGGTTTATCTTCACTCCAAGAATTGGATCTATCAAAAAACGAATTTTGTAGGCTACCTCAAGGCATCGGTCGCCTCTCTAAATTAGGAATGTTGCGTTTGGAAGATTGTGCGTCCCTTCACTCAATTTCAGAATTCCCAGCAAATTTACGGATCCTGTTTGCAAATGGTTGCTCATCAATGGAAAGGCTCTCATTTTCACCAAGTTCACAATTATTTGGTCTTTCCCTCAATGGCAGCAGTTTCTTGTGA
- the LOC122281267 gene encoding disease resistance protein RPV1-like isoform X2 has protein sequence MDQHEDNGRTTAARRGSLERKVKPEFEDRKAAKVLALEPRVHRSRTNRHSVVELPREVHSSPAITSTSFSMASHQTLPSPCPSVCNYEVFLSFRGEDTRKNFTDHLYSALRRVGIHTFRDEGELRRGENISTELQNAIHGSKISIVVLSKGYADSKWCLNELVEIMYCAKIRGQTLLPVFYHVDPSDIRKQTGTFADAFARHEELFHNDMERVKGWREALREASSRSGWDIKEVANGYESRLIDQIVKEVSSKLKPAEYLDVAIHPVGVNSRVEEMKTLLDLEKSDVRIVGIYGMGGIGKTTIAKAVYNQIRYTFEGSSCLFNIKEKSEQFNGLVHLQKLLLFDILKMKKFKIGSVDRGIRLIQERIQGKRVLVVLDDVDDLKQIYALVGQCRSWLGQGSRVIITTRNEHLLTQAQVNKKYEVRKMDEFESLQLFSWHAFGTAHPIEDYLDLSVSAMNYAGGLPLALEVLGCFLCRRSVIEWESELRILQKMPHSKIQKILKRSFDSLDDIRKIIFLDIACFFVGVGEEYVITILDGCGFPSISGINILVQRALLRIDNQKLVMHDLIRDMGREIVREESKQYPGKRSRLWFHNDVLSVLHKHTGSEAVQGLKLHGLEHLKTEAFANMQNLRLLQIDGVHLTGSYKYLSKELIWLCWQFCPLEFLPQNFHPENLVVLDMRYNNLKQIWKENRLFQNSHKIARFFTSPTSGDTIT, from the exons ATGGATCAGCACGAAGACAATGGCCGAACCACCGCTGCGAGGAGAGGCAGCTTGGAGCGAAAGGTGAAGCCTGAATTCGAAGACCGGAAGGCGGCCAAGGTTCTCGCTCTCGAACCCCGCGTGCATCGCTCTCGAACCAATCGTCATTCCGTTGTGGAACTACCCAGAGAAG TCCACTCAAGTCCAGCCATAACAAGCACGTCCTTTTCCATGGCTTCTCATCAAACTCTTCCTTCACCCTGCCCCAGTGTTTGCAATTATGAAGTCTTTCTAAGTTTTAGAGGTGAAGACACTCGCAAGAATTTCACTGATCACTTGTACTCTGCCTTAAGGCGAGTTGGAATACATACATTTCGAGATGAAGGAGAGCTCCGGAGGGGGGAGAACATCTCTACCGAACTGCAGAACGCGATTCATGGATCAAAAATTTCCATTGTGGTTTTGTCAAAAGGCTATGCTGATTCTAAGTGGTGCCTTAATGAGCTTGTTGAGATTATGTACTGTGCAAAAATCAGAGGCCAAACTCTTCTTCCCGTATTTTATCATGTGGACCCCTCTGATATCCGAAAACAAACTGGAACTTTTGCAGATGCGTTTGCTAGGCATGAAGAGCTATTTCATAATGATATGGAACGAGTGAAGGGGTGGAGAGAAGCACTTAGAGAAGCTTCTTCTCGTTCCGGCTGGGATATTAAGGAAGTGGCAAATGG GTATGAATCAAGACTCATAGACCAAATTGTGAAAGAAGTTTCAAGTAAATTGAAGCCAGCTGAGTATTTGGATGTTGCCATTCATCCAGTAGGAGTCAATTCACGTGTTGAAGAGATGAAAACTTTATTAGATCTCGAAAAAAGTGACGTTCGCATTGTGGGCATCTATGGAATGGGAGGGATCGGTAAAACCACGATAGCAAAAGCTGTCTATAACCAAATACGTTATACATTTGAAGGAAGCAGTTGTCTTTTCAATATCAAAGAAAAGTCTGAACAATTCAATGGCTTAGTTCATTTGCAAAAACTTCTTCTTTTTGATATCttgaaaatgaagaaatttaAGATTGGCAGTGTTGATAGAGGGATAAGATTGATTCAAGAAAGAATTCAAGgaaaaagagttctagttgttCTTGATGACGTGGATGACTTGAAACAAATATATGCCTTAGTTGGACAATGCAGATCATGGCTTGGTCAAGGAAGTAGAGTCATTATAACAACTAGAAATGAACATTTGCTGACACAAGCACAAGTGAATAAAAAGTATGAGGTTAGAAAAATGGATGAGTTCGAATCTCTTCAACTTTTCAGCTGGCATGCCTTTGGAACGGCCCATCCAATAGAAGATTACCTGGACCTTTCGGTTAGTGCCATGAATTATGCTGGAGGACTTCCATTAGCTCTTGAAGTTCTAGGTTGTTTTTTGTGTAGAAGAAGTGTCATTGAATGGGAAAGTGAATTAAGAATATTACAGAAAATGCCTCACAGCAAGattcaaaaaatacttaaaagaagcTTCGATTCCCTAGATGATATTAGAAAGATCATATTCCTtgatattgcatgtttctttgtcGGTGTAGGGGAAGAATATGTCATTACAATACTTGATGGTTGTGGCTTCCCATCCATAAGCGGGATTAACATTCTTGTTCAAAGGGCCCTCCTGAGAATTGACAATCAAAAATTGGTGATGCATGATTTGATTCGAGATATGGGAAGAGAAATTGTTCGTGAAGAATCGAAGCAATATCCAGGAAAGCGTAGTAGATTGTGGTTTCACAATGATGTTTTGAGTGTATTGCACAAACATACG GGATCGGAAGCAGTGCAGGGTCTCAAGCTGCATGGACTAGAACATCTGAAAACGGAAGCATTTGCAAATATGCAGAATTTGAGACTGCTACAAATCGATGGTGTACATCTCACAGGAAGCTACAAATATCTTTCCAAAGAGCTAATATGGCTTTGTTGGCAATTCTGCCCTCTGGAATTTCtacctcaaaattttcatccagAGAACCTTGTTGTTCTTGACATGCGGTACAACAATCTCAAACAAATCTGGAAAGAGAACAGG CTATTCCAGAACTCTCATAAAATCGCCAGATTTTTTACAAGTCCCACATCTGGAGATACTATTACTTGA